GAAAGCCCACGTCTTCGGGGCGGATGTCGCGGTCGGGGGAAAAGAGAATCCCGCGCATGATGATGTTTTCCAGTTCCCGAACGTTTCCTTCCCATGGATATCGCAGAAACATTTCCATCAATTCCGCGGAAACGGACTTGCCCGGCCGGTTGAGTTCCGTCCCGTGGCGCTTTAGAAAGTGGTCCACGAGAAGGGGAATGTCTTCACGGCGCTTCCTGAGCGGCGGAAGGGCGATGGGAACGACGTTCAGGCGGTAGTAAAGGTCTTCGCGGAACTCCCCGCTCTTCATCTTTTCCTGCAGATTGCGGTTGGTGGACGCGACAACCCGCACATCCACGTGGATGCTCTTGGTGTCGCCCAGGGGCTTGATGGTTTTTTCTTGGAGTACGCGCAGGAGTTTGGTTTGGATGTTGGTGCTGATGTCCCCGATTTCGTCCAGGAAGAGGGTTCCCGTATGGGCTTCCTGGAAGAGGCCGATGCGGTTTTGGGTGGCGTGGGTGAAGGCGCCCTTGCGGTAACCGAAGAGTTCGCTTTCCAGGATGTTTTCCGGCACCGTGGGGCAGTTCACAGCCACGAAGTTCTTGGAGGCGCGGTCGCTCAAATTGTGAATGGCCCGGGCCACGAGGTCTTTGCCGGTGCCCGATTCCCCTGTGATGAGCACCGTAAGATCCGACTTGGCCACCATCTGAATCGTTTCGTATAGGCGCTGCATGGCCGCGCTTTTCCCCACCAGGTTCTGAAAGGCTTGATGCTGCTTCACGTGCTTTTGCAGTCTGAGGTTCTCCCGGAGCAGTCGGCTGCGTTCCAGTGCTTTTTCCAAGGTCAGGATCAGACCTTCGTGGTCGAACGGCTTGGTGATGAAGTCGTAGGCGCCGCCTCGGATGGCCTGCACCGCCAGTTCGATGCAGCCGTGGGCGGTCATCATGACCACAGTGAGCCAGGGGTGTTCGCGGCGCAGGTGCTCCAGGAGATCCAGGCCGTCCATCCCAGGCATCTTCATGTCGACCAGGGCCAGGTCCATGGGTTGTTCGCTGAGGAGCCGCAAGGCGTTCTCGCCGGACGAAGCCGTGAGGACCTCGCAGTTCAGGTCCTCGGGCAAGGTACGCTTCAAGAGTTTCAGTAGATCCGCCTCGTCGTCCACGATCAGTATTCTCTCTTTGAAATCCGTCATGAAAATGCTTCATCCTCCGCCGTGACGGGGAGAACCACCGTAAAGGTGGAGCCCTTCCCGGGTTCGCTTTGCACCAGGATGTCGCCTCCGTGGTTCTTCACGATGCCGTAACTCACCGAAAGCCCGAGTCCCGTGCCTTCCCCCGTGCTCTTGGTGGTGAAAAATGGGTCGAAGATCCGCGAGAGGTCTTTCGGCTGAATGCCGCAACCCGTGTCTTCCACGTCCACGTGAACGACGCCTTCGGTTCCTTCGGTCGGTACGTATCGGGTGCGGATCCTGATCTCGCCTTCCTTCGCGATGGCCTGCTTGGCGTTCATGATGAGATTCATGAAAACCTGCTTGATTTTGTTCCTGTCCAGCACAAGGGACGGGACATCGGGATCGAACTCCTTGACCAAATTCACCCGGTCCAGATCCAGGTGGTGGCGGACCACGTTGAGTACCTCGTCGATGGTGTCGTGAAGGGAGGCCGTCTCCTTTCTCGTATGTGTGGTTCGCGAAAAGCTCAGTAGATCTTCCACGATGATCTTGCAGGTGCGCGCGTGTTTTTCGATGGTCCGGAGGTCCGCATACTTCTCGGACCTTTCAGGTTCATCGCGGATGAGGAGCTGGGTGTAACCCAGGATGATGCTCAGCGGGTTGTTGATTTCATGGGCGATGCCGGCCGCGAGCTGCCCGATGGAAGCCAGCTTGTCGGCTTGGAGCAGCTGCTGCTGCATCGCCTTTCGTTGGGAAATGTCCTTGGCCACGAAATGGAAGGTTTCCGTCTTCTCGCCGATCTCGCATTCCGCGGAAGCGCTCAGCAAAACGCTCAGCTCTTTTCCGTCCCGGGTTACCAGGTCGATTTCCGCATCGTTGACGTAGCAGTGACGTTGCAGCTGCTCGCGCAACCCTTCCCAGTCTTCCGGCCTGGCGAAGAAGTCCGGCAAGCGAAGTTCCCCCTGATCGACGGCCCCGTCTTCGATACCGAGCATCCGTTTGCCGGCGGGATTCATGTCCAGGAGCTTCCCTGTTCCCGCCGTGATGGCGATCATGTCCCGGGACGCCTCGAAAATCCTCCGATACTTCGTTTCCGACCGCACCAGCTCCCGGGACCGCTCGGCCACCAGGTCTTCCAGGTTGCGGTTGAGGTAGAGAAGCTTCTCGTGGGCCTGCTCCAGGGCTGCCTTGTCCTGGGCCATCTGCTGGTAAACCCGCCAGACCCGTTTGAAAAAGAGTGTGGTCGACCCCACCAGGGCGAACATCAGCGTGTTCATCCCGCCGCTGAAGGGTCGAAGGATGTCCCAGGTCTCCCTTCGGCCCGCCATCATGAGGAGGATCTTGGCGATATGGCCGACACCCCGCGAGATGGCGAATCCCACCAGAGCATAGGAAACCCAGATCAGGTAGGTCCAGATTATGTTGTCTTCATCGCGCTTTCGAAGCTTGGTGGCGTGGTGAACGCAGAGGAATGAAAAAAGGATCATCAGCGATGATCCGGCGAAATCGATGATCCATATGGGAAGCATGGGAAGGATCATGACGCTTCATCCTCCACGCGCCCCCCGTCCGCCGATCGAAGCAGGTGGTGGAGCGATGAAAAGAGAAACACGATGGCGGGAACGCACAGGAGGTGGTCCATCTTGGTCACATAGAAAACCAGGGCGACCCACTCGACCCCCGGGTTCGGAGAAATCCAGGCGGTGAAAACACCTGGGGTCGCGATCTCGAAAAGGTCCCCCCGAGCTTCTAGGTGGTGGTTGATAAAGGTGTCCACGTTCCACAAAATGAAGAACAAGGCCGCGTACTGGAGCCGCCGCCAGCCCTTGTGAGCCGTGAGCCGTCGCTCACGAAGCCAGTAAATGAGAATGCCCATGGAAAAGGCGAAGAAGGCGTGGGCCATCTGGTGCACATAAAGCCCTTCGGGTTCCGCGTGCACCTGAACGGCGAAGGCGGGAAGCGGAAACAGGAGCCCTGCAAGCAGGAAGGCGGCGCTTCCTCCCACCCCAAAAATCCGGCATCTCATCATTTGTCCTTTCGTTTGCCGCGCGAAGTCGTCGCCAATGACGACAGCCTGTCGAAGCTCGCGACATTTTCTGTAAGGTTATAAAATCATTTGCGGAAAGCCAACCCCTTTCGATTTGGAAGAGGCCTTCGTCGCTTTCCGCGACGGTTTTCCCAAGCCCATGGGCTTCCATGGACTCCCCTCCGCAGGGAAGCGAATGCCAACCTACTGAAAGAATTAAACAAAAGGCTCATAGTTCAACGCCTCTCTCATTTGGACCCATTCTTGCTTAAGTGAATAGGCGTCGGCCGCGACGCCCCAGGTCCAAAAAAGGACGGTTTCGGGCGAGCGGCACCGTCCAACGAATCCACTGAAACGGAAACTCCAGACCAGGAGAGGATATCATGGAAAGAAAAAGCGAGAAGATCAAGAAGGTTCAGGGCTTCAACATTTTGCAGGACGAATGCATTTGGATGCGTTCGGGAATCGTGGCGTTCAAGCGGTGCGAAAACGCCTATGACTGCAACAACTGCAGTTTCGACAAGGCCATGACCGCGGCCCTCCGTTCCGGCAAGAAGGCGGCTGACGGCGAGCTTCGATCCTTCCGGGAGCAGGCCAAGGAGCACAGCTACATGGAACGGATGTGCCGCCATATGCTCACAGGCCGCGTGGCCGTGCGCAAGTGCGGGAACGACTTTCGCTGCGACGTCTGTGAATTCGACCAGATGATGGAAGACGTGGACGCCATTTACCCCGTGGGGGCGGTCCCCGTGGCGGAAGTGGCGGGCTACAGGTACGCGGACAGCTATTACTACCATGAAGGCCACGCTTGGGCGCGGGTGGAATACGGCGGACGGATCCGTGTGGGGCTCGACGATTTCGCTATGAAGCTGCTCGGGAGGCCCTCAGGTCTGGAACTTCCCGGGGTGGGATCCGCATTGCGGCAGAGTGAGCCGGGGCTTTGCCTGAAGCGCGACCGCAACGAAGCGGAAGTGCTGTCGCCCGTCGAAGGCACGGTCATCGCCGTGAACGTGGATGTGTTGAAGCAACCGGAAAGG
This is a stretch of genomic DNA from Desulfoglaeba alkanexedens ALDC. It encodes these proteins:
- a CDS encoding sigma-54-dependent transcriptional regulator, which translates into the protein MTDFKERILIVDDEADLLKLLKRTLPEDLNCEVLTASSGENALRLLSEQPMDLALVDMKMPGMDGLDLLEHLRREHPWLTVVMMTAHGCIELAVQAIRGGAYDFITKPFDHEGLILTLEKALERSRLLRENLRLQKHVKQHQAFQNLVGKSAAMQRLYETIQMVAKSDLTVLITGESGTGKDLVARAIHNLSDRASKNFVAVNCPTVPENILESELFGYRKGAFTHATQNRIGLFQEAHTGTLFLDEIGDISTNIQTKLLRVLQEKTIKPLGDTKSIHVDVRVVASTNRNLQEKMKSGEFREDLYYRLNVVPIALPPLRKRREDIPLLVDHFLKRHGTELNRPGKSVSAELMEMFLRYPWEGNVRELENIIMRGILFSPDRDIRPEDVGFPGNGPKAAHPQDTALHDLPYKEAKEQVLRRFTVSYVERLLTLTQGNVSQAARICGLERQVLQQIMRRFGIQADGFRGAGHTRRRAAGTRSA
- a CDS encoding two-component system sensor histidine kinase NtrB; translated protein: MILPMLPIWIIDFAGSSLMILFSFLCVHHATKLRKRDEDNIIWTYLIWVSYALVGFAISRGVGHIAKILLMMAGRRETWDILRPFSGGMNTLMFALVGSTTLFFKRVWRVYQQMAQDKAALEQAHEKLLYLNRNLEDLVAERSRELVRSETKYRRIFEASRDMIAITAGTGKLLDMNPAGKRMLGIEDGAVDQGELRLPDFFARPEDWEGLREQLQRHCYVNDAEIDLVTRDGKELSVLLSASAECEIGEKTETFHFVAKDISQRKAMQQQLLQADKLASIGQLAAGIAHEINNPLSIILGYTQLLIRDEPERSEKYADLRTIEKHARTCKIIVEDLLSFSRTTHTRKETASLHDTIDEVLNVVRHHLDLDRVNLVKEFDPDVPSLVLDRNKIKQVFMNLIMNAKQAIAKEGEIRIRTRYVPTEGTEGVVHVDVEDTGCGIQPKDLSRIFDPFFTTKSTGEGTGLGLSVSYGIVKNHGGDILVQSEPGKGSTFTVVLPVTAEDEAFS
- a CDS encoding glycine cleavage system protein H, with the translated sequence MERKSEKIKKVQGFNILQDECIWMRSGIVAFKRCENAYDCNNCSFDKAMTAALRSGKKAADGELRSFREQAKEHSYMERMCRHMLTGRVAVRKCGNDFRCDVCEFDQMMEDVDAIYPVGAVPVAEVAGYRYADSYYYHEGHAWARVEYGGRIRVGLDDFAMKLLGRPSGLELPGVGSALRQSEPGLCLKRDRNEAEVLSPVEGTVIAVNVDVLKQPERVNADPYSQGWLFLVEPERLKKNLESLYFGEIGKDWLTHEAESLQQLIFSEFPAMAATGAPPVDDVYGAVPEVGWDTLVHEFLKTR